One Pseudoalteromonas sp. UG3-2 DNA window includes the following coding sequences:
- a CDS encoding AI-2E family transporter, whose translation MSSVTGINKTFVVLAALFVVLGGIKLASEIVVPFILAAFIAIICNPMLRFLARFKIPKGIAIVIIIALVILVGASIGGLVGQSVNDFTQQLPAYKQELQEKFVWLASTAAKYNILLDKQQLISLLDPNKLIDVAANMLTGFGGVMANSFLILLIVVFMLFEAPAIGHKVHLALDDPEMKMKEIDRFLDSINSYLAIKTLVSLATGVVASTLLWALNVDYFILWGVVAFLLNYIPNIGSIIAALPPVLLALVTQGPLVSGLVAAGYLCINTLMGNIIEPRFMGRGLGLSTLVVFLSLIFWGWLLGTVGMLLSVPLTMVVKIALENSEDGKWLAILLGSEQPSDPS comes from the coding sequence GTGTCTAGTGTGACAGGAATAAATAAAACCTTTGTGGTGCTTGCCGCACTGTTTGTGGTGTTAGGGGGCATTAAATTGGCCTCAGAAATTGTGGTGCCGTTTATTCTCGCCGCGTTTATTGCCATTATTTGTAACCCAATGCTGCGTTTTCTCGCTCGCTTCAAGATACCAAAAGGCATTGCTATTGTGATTATTATTGCCCTGGTTATCTTGGTTGGCGCCAGTATTGGCGGCTTAGTTGGCCAATCAGTGAATGATTTCACACAGCAGTTACCGGCATACAAGCAAGAGTTACAAGAAAAGTTTGTTTGGCTTGCAAGCACGGCTGCGAAATACAATATCCTGTTGGATAAACAACAACTGATCAGTCTGCTGGATCCCAATAAATTAATTGATGTTGCCGCCAATATGCTAACCGGCTTTGGTGGCGTGATGGCGAACAGCTTTTTAATTTTATTAATTGTGGTGTTTATGCTTTTTGAAGCACCTGCCATCGGCCATAAAGTGCATCTTGCGCTAGATGACCCAGAAATGAAAATGAAAGAAATCGACCGCTTTTTAGATTCCATCAACAGTTATTTGGCAATTAAAACGTTGGTCTCTCTGGCCACAGGCGTAGTGGCGTCGACACTGCTTTGGGCTTTGAATGTTGACTACTTTATTCTCTGGGGCGTGGTGGCTTTTTTGTTAAATTATATCCCCAATATTGGTTCAATTATTGCTGCCTTACCACCAGTGTTGTTGGCATTAGTAACACAAGGCCCGCTTGTCAGTGGTTTGGTCGCGGCAGGCTACTTATGCATCAACACGCTTATGGGTAATATTATCGAACCTCGCTTTATGGGGCGTGGTTTGGGGCTATCTACTTTGGTGGTATTTTTATCATTAATCTTTTGGGGCTGGCTGTTAGGCACCGTGGGCATGTTGTTATCTGTGCCACTCACCATGGTGGTAAAAATTGCTTTGGAAAACAGCGAAGATGGCAAGTGGCTGGCTATCTTATTGGGCTCCGAGCAGCCCAGTGACCCTAGTTGA
- a CDS encoding response regulator transcription factor codes for MRILVIEDDIQLAENLRTALEKEKYSVDLCHDGESGLFHLEEYPLDMAVIDLGLPKIDGIEIIRKARAHGVKIPILILTARDRWQDKVEGLDAGADDYLTKPFHVEELIARCNALIRRSAGQANPEICIGPIKIHTRSQQVWVNDRELSLTAYEYKVLEYLMVNPQKVISKSELTEHIYDQDFDLDSNVIEVFVLRLRKKLDPDGTLNPVETLRGRGYRFKSQW; via the coding sequence ATGCGTATTTTAGTTATCGAAGACGATATTCAACTCGCGGAAAACCTGCGCACGGCGCTGGAAAAAGAAAAGTACAGTGTCGACTTGTGCCATGATGGTGAGTCGGGGCTGTTTCATTTAGAAGAATATCCTCTTGATATGGCGGTTATCGATTTAGGTTTGCCGAAAATTGATGGCATAGAGATTATCCGTAAAGCCCGAGCTCACGGAGTAAAAATCCCGATTTTAATCTTAACTGCACGTGACCGTTGGCAAGATAAGGTTGAGGGGCTTGATGCCGGTGCCGATGATTATCTTACCAAGCCATTTCACGTAGAAGAGTTAATTGCTCGATGTAACGCACTTATCAGACGCAGTGCTGGGCAAGCCAACCCTGAAATTTGCATTGGTCCAATCAAAATTCATACCCGCTCGCAACAAGTATGGGTGAACGATAGAGAGTTATCTTTAACTGCCTATGAGTACAAAGTGCTGGAATATCTGATGGTGAACCCACAAAAAGTGATCTCGAAATCGGAGCTGACCGAGCATATTTACGACCAGGACTTCGACCTAGACTCAAACGTGATTGAAGTGTTTGTCTTGCGCTTACGCAAAAAGCTCGATCCAGACGGCACCCTTAACCCCGTTGAAACATTGCGTGGACGTGGCTATAGGTTCAAGAGTCAGTGGTAA
- a CDS encoding ATP-binding protein encodes MVNSSQISLKIRQGFILVFVLIVALPALFFSVGRAYYTTLVETTEKTLEAHLYSLISEVEFVGSGIEMPRSILAPELNRLNSDTYALVYQGQTLVWYSESAVNLSITPQFSQSQAGASEFTKVEYNDELYWQLSLTVILGNAEQSQQARFVLLKKNDALMALMSGFRNTLVNWMLVMGVVIAGLMAFGFVWNARPLQRLDKEIKEIEAGERNQITGLYPVELLTIKSDLNLLLESQKRQKERYRSSLSDLAHALKTPLAVIKSSPLATDADAQEQLDRINVMIEHQLKRAATGASDTWKKQTMVAPVLNSILNAMGKVYHDKQIQFSSDCSDKVAFLGDKTDLMEILGNIIDNACKACRNQVDIKVSAPKKRVLLITISDDGPGIPEQRRSDLLTRGTRLDTYEAGHGVGMAIVSDLVESYHGKMTIDSAELGGAKFTIEFNHEKNS; translated from the coding sequence GTGGTAAACAGCTCACAAATTTCGTTAAAAATAAGGCAAGGATTTATCCTTGTCTTTGTGCTTATAGTGGCATTGCCAGCGCTGTTCTTTTCGGTTGGCAGAGCCTATTACACCACCTTAGTAGAAACCACCGAAAAAACCCTAGAAGCACACCTTTATTCACTTATTTCTGAAGTCGAGTTTGTCGGCTCCGGCATCGAGATGCCACGTAGTATCCTCGCCCCAGAGTTAAACCGTCTCAACTCAGATACCTACGCCCTCGTGTACCAGGGGCAAACCCTAGTTTGGTATTCTGAATCGGCTGTGAACCTTTCCATTACTCCGCAGTTTTCCCAAAGTCAGGCCGGTGCCTCGGAGTTTACTAAAGTTGAATATAACGACGAGTTGTACTGGCAGCTCAGCCTTACCGTTATTCTCGGCAACGCCGAACAGTCTCAGCAAGCGCGTTTTGTTTTATTGAAGAAAAACGATGCGTTAATGGCGTTAATGTCTGGCTTTCGTAATACCTTGGTTAACTGGATGCTGGTAATGGGCGTGGTCATTGCAGGTTTAATGGCATTTGGCTTTGTTTGGAATGCCCGCCCCTTACAGCGACTAGATAAAGAAATAAAAGAAATAGAAGCCGGTGAGCGAAACCAAATAACCGGCCTCTACCCAGTTGAGCTGCTGACCATAAAATCGGATCTGAATTTGTTGTTGGAGTCACAAAAACGCCAAAAAGAGCGCTATCGCTCTTCCCTGAGTGATTTGGCACACGCGTTAAAAACGCCACTGGCAGTAATAAAGTCGAGTCCTCTGGCCACAGACGCCGATGCCCAAGAGCAATTAGACCGCATCAATGTCATGATTGAGCATCAATTAAAGCGCGCCGCCACTGGCGCCTCAGACACCTGGAAAAAGCAAACCATGGTGGCACCGGTATTAAACTCTATCCTCAATGCCATGGGCAAAGTTTATCATGACAAACAGATCCAATTTAGCAGTGATTGCAGTGATAAGGTTGCTTTTCTAGGCGATAAAACCGACCTCATGGAAATTTTAGGAAATATTATCGATAATGCCTGTAAAGCATGTCGCAATCAGGTCGATATAAAAGTAAGTGCGCCAAAAAAACGTGTACTGCTTATTACTATTTCAGACGATGGTCCTGGCATTCCTGAGCAAAGGCGTTCAGATTTGCTGACCCGAGGTACTCGTCTCGATACCTATGAGGCAGGACATGGTGTAGGAATGGCAATTGTGTCAGATTTGGTTGAGTCTTATCATGGTAAAATGACTATAGACTCTGCTGAGCTTGGCGGTGCAAAATTCACAATCGAGTTTAATCATGAAAAAAATAGCTAA
- a CDS encoding TIGR01777 family oxidoreductase, producing MNIFITGATGLIGSKLCQFLVHKNHITALTRSPEKALAVLPAKVECVTDVAQVNFNDIDVVINLAGEPIASGRWTKAKKQRIYQSRIDITKAITAAIKAADTPPHTFISGSAIGYYGRQPSDLSIDESFEQCFDEFSHHLCKDWEETALGAESSDTRVCLLRTGIVLAKNGGALDKMLPPFRFGLGGPISDGKHMMSWIHIDDMVQLILFIIKHPELQGAINATAPNPVDNKTFSKSLAEQLSRPCIFTVPALAMKLAYGEMADLLLYGQNVVPKKLLDNGYRFRHQRINDAFEALGL from the coding sequence ATGAATATATTTATTACTGGAGCAACTGGACTGATTGGCAGTAAACTTTGCCAGTTTTTGGTTCATAAAAACCACATCACCGCATTAACCCGCTCTCCTGAAAAGGCACTTGCTGTGTTACCAGCAAAAGTAGAGTGCGTAACTGACGTGGCTCAAGTAAATTTCAATGATATTGATGTCGTCATTAACCTTGCCGGTGAGCCTATCGCCTCTGGGCGCTGGACGAAAGCCAAAAAACAACGCATTTATCAAAGCCGCATCGACATTACCAAAGCCATTACGGCTGCCATCAAGGCCGCAGACACACCGCCACACACCTTTATATCTGGAAGCGCAATTGGTTACTATGGCCGCCAGCCCAGTGACTTGAGCATTGATGAATCATTCGAGCAATGTTTTGATGAGTTTTCTCATCATCTGTGTAAAGACTGGGAAGAAACAGCACTTGGCGCCGAGTCCAGCGACACCCGAGTATGCCTACTGCGAACTGGAATTGTGTTGGCTAAAAATGGCGGTGCGCTAGATAAGATGTTACCGCCATTTCGCTTCGGCCTAGGGGGCCCAATCTCGGATGGTAAGCATATGATGTCATGGATCCACATCGACGATATGGTGCAGCTGATCTTATTCATTATTAAGCATCCAGAGCTCCAAGGCGCAATTAACGCCACAGCGCCCAACCCGGTCGATAACAAAACTTTTTCAAAAAGCCTTGCAGAGCAACTATCACGACCTTGCATCTTTACCGTACCAGCGCTGGCCATGAAACTTGCCTACGGTGAAATGGCCGATTTACTTTTGTATGGCCAAAATGTGGTGCCAAAAAAGTTACTCGACAACGGTTATCGCTTTCGACACCAACGCATAAACGATGCCTTTGAGGCGCTTGGCCTTTAA